A stretch of Oryza brachyantha chromosome 4, ObraRS2, whole genome shotgun sequence DNA encodes these proteins:
- the LOC121054227 gene encoding ATP-dependent Clp protease proteolytic subunit-like: MLPVGPTRQPLAAASSSSSWPRLAAPGPTTPRPNLPLNPAPPNPSAAAMLRRLAAAAAAAAPRALLSSAPAGCTPRREYGLVPMVIEHTSRGERAYDIFSRLLKERIVCIHGPITDDTASLVVAQLLFLESENPAKPVHLYINSPGGVVTAGLAIYDTMQYIRSPVTTLCIGQAASMASLLLAAGARGERRALPNARVMIHQPSGGASGQASDIAIHAKEILKVRDRLNKIYAKHTGQAIDRIEQCMERDMFMDPEEAHDWGLIDEVIEHRPVSLVSDAVGSDLPNLGGGGDGANKATDEPSPA, encoded by the coding sequence ATGCTCccggtgggccccactcgtcagcctctagcggccgcctcctcctcctcgtcttgGCCTCGCCTAGCCGCGCCGGGACCCACGACGCCCAGACCCAATCTCCCCCTaaaccccgcgccgccgaaccctagcgccgccgccatgctgcgccggctcgccgccgccgccgccgcggcggcgccgcgggccCTCctctcgtcggcgccggcggggtgcaccccgcgccgcgagtACGGGCTGGTGCCGATGGTGATAGAGCACACCTCGCGCGGGGAGAGGGCCTACGACATCTTCTCGCGCCTCCTCAAGGAGCGGATCGTCTGCATCCACGGGCCCATCACCGACGACACGGCCTCGCTCGTCGTGGCGCAGCTGCTCTTCCTCGAGTCCGAGAACCCCGCAAAGCCGGTCCACCTCTACATCAACTCCCCCGGCGGGGTCGTCACCGCGGGGCTCGCGATCTACGACACCATGCAGTACATCCGCTCCCCGGTCACCACGCTCTGCATTGGCCAGGCCGCGTCCATGGCCTCGCTCCTGCTCGCCGCGGGCGcccgcggcgagcggcgggcgcTGCCCAACGCGCGCGTCATGATCCACCAGCCGTCGGGCGGCGCTTCGGGGCAGGCCTCCGACATCGCCATCCACGCCAAGGAGATCCTCAAGGTGCGCGACCGGCTCAACAAGATCTACGCCAAGCACACGGGCCAGGCTATCGACCGCATCGAGCAGTGCATGGAACGGGACATGTTCATGGATCCGGAGGAGGCGCACGACTGGGGGCTCATCGACGAGGTCATCGAACACCGCCCTGTTTCACTTGTTTCTGATGCTGTTGGCAGCGATCTGCCAAACCTAGGCGGTGGCGGAGATGGGGCTAACAAGGCAACTGATGAGCCATCTCCAGCTTGA
- the LOC102713543 gene encoding serine carboxypeptidase-like 35, protein MSMAAVALFSLSLASLFLSASAAATGAASRSPPRPEGDLVAGLPGQPEVGFRHYAGYVGVGAGGDKALFYWFFEAEKEPGKKPLLLWLNGGPGCSSIAYGAAQELGPFLVRSNSENLTLNAYSWNKAVNLLFLEAPVGVGFSYTNRTSDLRRLGDRVTAQDSYSFLLNWLNKFPEFKNRDFYIAGESYAGHYVPQLAELIYDGNKGASRDRVINIKGFMIGNAVLNDATDQMGMVEYAWSHAIISDELYSAVRRECDSFREEEDGGKPGKGCSPAVRAFLRAYDDIDIYSIYTPTCLVSSSSSMPRRSSPRLVAAPRLFSKHEAWRGMQSVPAGYDPCTEEYVGVYFNREDVQRALHANRTGLSYPYSPCSEVISKWNDSPATVLPILKKLMGAGLRIWVYSGDTDGRVPVTSTRYSLNAMRLRPRARTGKKAAGAGAGAGDGGWRAWYDGQQVGGWAVEYEEGLMLVTVRGAGHQVPLFAPRRSLAMLYHFLRGSSLPASRSR, encoded by the exons ATGTCCATGGCGGCGGTAGCGCTGTTCTCCCTGTCGCTGGCGAGCCTGTTCCTGTCAGCGTCGGCTGCAGCCACCGGCGCGGCGTCCCGGAGCCCGCCGAGGCCGGAGGGCGACCTCGTGGCCGGACTGCCAGGGCAGCCGGAGGTCGGGTTCAGGCACTATGCCGGTtacgtcggcgtcggcgccggcggtgacaAGGCGCTCTTCTACTGGTTCTTCGAGGCCGAGAAGGAGCCGGGCAAGAAGCCGCTCTTGCTCTGGCTCAACGGAG GTCCTGGATGCTCCTCCATCGCCTATGGCGCCGCCCAGGAGCTGGGCCCGTTTCTGGTCAGGAGCAACAGTGAAAATCTCACCCTCAATGCCTACTCATGGAACAAAG CTGTGAATCTGTTGTTCCTTGAAGCCCCCGTCGGCGTGGGGTTCTCCTACACGAACCGGACGTCTGATCTCCGGCGCCTCGGCGATCGTGTGACGGCGCAGGACTCGTATAGCTTCCTCCTCAACTGGCTGAACAAGTTTCCGGAGTTCAAGAACCGCGACTTCTATATTGCCGGAGAGAGCTATGCTG GGCACTATGTCCCACAGCTCGCAGAGCTAATCTACGACGGGAACAAAGGGGCCAGCAGAGACAGAGTCATCAACATCAAAGGTTTCATG ATCGGGAACGCGGTGCTGAACGACGCGACGGACCAGATGGGCATGGTGGAGTACGCGTGGAGCCACGCCATCATCTCCGACGAGCTCTACTCGGCGGTGCGGCGGGAGTGCGACTCGttcagggaggaggaggacggcggcaaGCCCGGCAAGGGGTGCTCCCCGGCCGTCCGCGCCTTCCTCAGGGCCTACGACGACATCGACATCTACAGCATCTACACCCCGACGTGCCTAGtgtcttcctcctcgtccaTGCCGCGCCGCTCGTCTCCCaggctcgtcgccgccccccGCCTCTTCTCCAAGCAC GAGGCGTGGCGCGGGATGCAGAGCGTGCCGGCGGGGTACGACCCGTGCACGGAGGAGTACGTGGGGGTGTATTTCAACCGGGAGGACGTGCAGCGCGCGCTCCACGCGAACCGGACAGGCCTGAGCTACCCGTACTCCCCCTGCAG TGAGGTCATAAGCAAATGGAACGACTCGCCGGCGACCGTGCTCCCCATCCTGAAGAAGCTCATGGGCGCCGGGCTGCGCATCTGGGTTTACAG CGGCGACACGGACGGGAGGGTGCCGGTGACGTCGACGCGGTACAGCCTGAACGCGATGAGGCTGCggccgcgggcgcggacggggaagaaggccgccggcgccggcgccggcgccggcgacggcgggtggCGCGCGTGGTACGACGGGCAGCAGGTGGGCGGGTGGGCAGTGGAGTACGAGGAGGGGCTGATGCTGGTGACGGTGCGCGGCGCCGGGCACCAGGTGCCGCTGTTCGCGCCCAGGCGGTCGCTCGCCATGCTCTACCACTTCCTCCGCGGCAGCTCCCTCCCCGCCTCGCGCTCCCGCTGA
- the LOC102713821 gene encoding nicotinamidase 2-like, protein MSRPASSAAASYTRYETRRRDPDPRAAALLVIDLQGHFASIAPPIMPAVASTVALCRAAGVPVVYTRHVDPVPRTGPLGEWWPGDQITDGTPEAELLPGAGRREGDLVVEKRTYSGFAGTGLEEALRRMGVEEVIVTGVMTNLCCETTARDAFVRGFRVFFSADATATASQDLQEATLVNMAYGFAYIVDCKRLEAAFGKAK, encoded by the coding sequence ATGTCGCGGCCGGCCTCCTCTGCGGCGGCTTCGTACACCAGGTACGAGACGCGCCGCCGGGACCCCGacccgcgcgcggcggcgctcctcgTCATCGACCTGCAGGGCCATTTCGCGTCGATCGCGCCGCCGATCATgccggccgtcgcctccaccgtcgcgctctgccgcgccgccggggtCCCGGTCGTCTACACCCGCCACGTCGACCCCGTCCCCCGCACCGGCCCGCTCGGCGAGTGGTGGCCCGGCGACCAGATCACCGACGGCACGCCGGAAGCCGAGCtcctccccggcgccggccgccgcgaggGCGACCTCGTGGTGGAGAAGCGGACGTACAGCGGCTTCGCCGGCACGGGGCTCGAGGAGGCGCTGCGGCGGATGGGCGTGGAGGAGGTGATCGTGACGGGCGTGATGACCAACCTGTGCTGCGAGACCACGGCGCGGGACGCGTTCGTCAGGGGGTTTCGGGTGTTCTTCTcggccgacgccaccgccacggCGAGCCAGGACCTCCAGGAGGCGACGCTCGTCAACATGGCCTACGGATTCGCCTACATCGTCGACTGCAAGCGGCTCGAGGCAGCATTTGGGAAGGCCAAGTGA